One Mesobacillus jeotgali DNA window includes the following coding sequences:
- the ptsG gene encoding glucose-specific PTS transporter subunit IIBC, with the protein MFKKAFGVLQKVGKALMLPVALLPAAGILLALGAALRNPALLELAPFLDNSGVDMVAAVMQKAGDIVFGNLPLLFAVGVAVGLAGGEGVAGLAAIIGYLIMNVTMGTVLQITPEDVNGLNYANILGVPTLQTGVFGGIIVGIIAAALYNKFYEIELPSYLGFFAGKRFVPIITAGTAILLGLLMLVIWPPIQNGLNAFSQNMVHANLTLSAFIFGVVERSLIPFGLHHIFYSPFWYEFGQYTTQAGEVVRGDQRIFMAEIADNVQNLTAGTFMTGKFPFMMFGLPAAALAIYHEARPERKVVVGGLMVSAALTSFLTGITEPLEFSFLFVAPVLFGVHAIFAGLSFMTMHLLDVKIGMTFSGGLIDYILFGLINPQTNAWIVIPVGLVFAVIYYFGFRFAIRKFNLMTPGREAADEDEEPAGSKGQAGDLPYQVLEAMGGQENIAHLDACITRLRVSVNDIKDVDKDRLKKLGAAGVLEVGNNIQAIFGPRSETIKGQMKDIMSGKKPRPLETNQAKEVEQQIEEVNPEALQTHLDTDPAVPAEIFVSPIKGEIKPITEVPDQVFSGKMMGDGFAIVPTEGTIVSPVDGKIVNVFPTKHAIGVLSEAGREILIHVGIDTVNLKGQGFETLVSENDTVTKGQPLLKVDLGYIKENATSIITPIVFTNLSEGESIVINKQGNVDVNEENIITISK; encoded by the coding sequence ATGTTCAAGAAAGCTTTTGGTGTTCTTCAAAAAGTAGGGAAAGCGCTGATGCTTCCGGTTGCCTTGCTGCCAGCTGCAGGTATATTGCTTGCTCTTGGTGCTGCGCTTCGCAACCCCGCCCTGCTGGAGCTTGCTCCATTTTTAGATAACAGCGGCGTCGATATGGTAGCTGCTGTCATGCAAAAAGCCGGAGACATTGTCTTCGGAAATCTGCCGCTGTTGTTTGCGGTTGGTGTAGCTGTAGGTTTGGCTGGAGGTGAAGGAGTTGCCGGTCTTGCGGCGATTATCGGTTACCTGATCATGAATGTGACAATGGGTACTGTTTTACAAATCACTCCAGAAGATGTTAATGGACTAAACTACGCAAATATCCTTGGAGTGCCGACCCTGCAGACAGGGGTGTTCGGAGGTATCATCGTTGGTATCATTGCGGCTGCCCTTTACAACAAGTTCTATGAAATCGAATTGCCATCTTACCTTGGTTTCTTTGCCGGTAAGCGATTCGTTCCAATTATCACCGCTGGAACAGCTATCCTGCTCGGTTTATTGATGCTTGTCATTTGGCCTCCAATCCAAAATGGCTTAAATGCATTCTCGCAAAACATGGTTCATGCAAACCTGACTCTGTCAGCATTCATTTTCGGTGTTGTAGAGCGTTCTTTGATTCCATTCGGATTGCACCATATTTTCTATTCACCATTCTGGTATGAGTTTGGTCAGTACACAACACAGGCTGGAGAAGTAGTACGCGGGGATCAGCGTATCTTCATGGCTGAAATCGCAGATAATGTACAAAACCTTACTGCTGGTACTTTCATGACTGGTAAATTCCCATTCATGATGTTTGGTCTTCCGGCTGCAGCTTTGGCGATCTATCACGAAGCGCGTCCTGAAAGAAAAGTAGTTGTCGGCGGTCTCATGGTATCTGCCGCGTTGACTTCATTCCTGACAGGTATCACAGAACCTCTAGAGTTCTCATTCCTGTTCGTAGCACCAGTCCTGTTCGGAGTACATGCGATTTTTGCAGGTCTATCTTTCATGACGATGCACCTATTAGATGTAAAAATCGGTATGACATTCTCCGGTGGTCTCATTGACTACATTTTGTTCGGTCTGATCAACCCGCAGACAAATGCGTGGATTGTCATTCCTGTAGGTTTAGTATTTGCGGTAATCTACTATTTTGGTTTCCGTTTCGCAATCCGCAAATTTAATCTAATGACTCCGGGCCGTGAAGCGGCTGATGAAGATGAGGAACCAGCCGGATCGAAAGGGCAGGCTGGCGATCTTCCGTATCAGGTGCTTGAAGCAATGGGCGGACAGGAAAATATCGCTCACCTTGATGCTTGTATCACCCGTCTTCGTGTATCCGTAAATGATATTAAAGATGTCGACAAGGATCGTTTGAAAAAACTTGGAGCAGCTGGCGTTCTAGAAGTCGGCAACAACATCCAGGCCATCTTTGGTCCTCGTTCAGAAACAATTAAGGGCCAAATGAAAGACATCATGAGCGGCAAGAAGCCTCGTCCGCTTGAAACGAACCAGGCGAAAGAGGTTGAACAGCAGATTGAAGAAGTGAATCCGGAAGCATTGCAGACTCACCTTGATACAGATCCTGCTGTTCCTGCTGAAATATTCGTTTCTCCTATTAAAGGGGAAATCAAACCAATCACAGAAGTGCCTGATCAAGTATTCTCAGGCAAGATGATGGGTGACGGCTTTGCGATTGTTCCTACAGAAGGCACAATTGTATCTCCTGTAGATGGAAAGATCGTCAATGTGTTCCCGACAAAACATGCGATTGGAGTCCTTTCTGAAGCCGGAAGAGAAATCCTCATTCATGTAGGCATAGATACAGTTAATCTAAAAGGGCAAGGGTTCGAAACTCTTGTTTCAGAAAATGACACAGTAACAAAGGGGCAGCCATTATTGAAAGTTGACCTTGGTTACATTAAGGAAAATGCAACGTCAATCATTACTCCGATTGTATTCACGAATCTTTCTGAAGGCGAAAGCATTGTTATTAACAAGCAAGGCAATGTAGATGTGAATGAAGAGAACATTATTACGATCTCTAAATAA